In Oryza sativa Japonica Group chromosome 2, ASM3414082v1, the following are encoded in one genomic region:
- the LOC4330341 gene encoding cytosolic sulfotransferase 13 produces the protein MATAGVTEHLLSPRAGAGDDMSAGDGEGWCNALAKYEALASSLPSCHGLGSAPYRRYGGFWYPAHLMPATLAARDTFVARPSDVILATMPKSGSTWLKALAFCVVHRGRHAPAAGQHPLLHSSPHDLVPFLHSIYEISRSCRVAPGHRLDAMPSPRILAVHEPLSSLPASVKASGCRVVYLCRDPKDAFVSLRHYLDEIKPEGSTMTPFDEAFELLCDGVSPYGPMWDHAAEYWKESLARPEEVVFLRYESLKEDGVGSVRRLAGFLGCPFTGEELAGGVPETIVELCSMERMRNVEANRDGEHGATWSSFKNSAFFRKGEVGDWKEHMSPEMARRLDDVVEEKLRGSRMSLIRHRQY, from the coding sequence atggccaccgccggAGTGACCGAGCACCTGCTCTCGCCGCGCGCAGGCGCAGGCGACGACATgagcgccggcgacggggaagGCTGGTGCAACGCCCTCGCCAAGTACGAGGCGCTCGCGTCCTCCCTACCGTCTTGCCATGGTCTCGGGAGCGCCCCGTACCGCAGGTACGGCGGATTCTGGTACCCGGCGCACCTGATGCCGGCGACGCTGGCCGCGCGGGACACGTTCGTGGCCCGCCCCAGCGACGTCATCCTCGCCACCATGCCCAAGTCCGGCTCGACGTGGCTCAAGGCGCTCGCCTTCTGCGTCGTGCACCGCGGCCGCcacgcgccggccgccgggcaGCACCCGCTCCTCCACTCCAGCCCGCACGACCTCGTGCCATTCCTGCACTCCATCTACGAGATCAGCCGCAGCTGCCGCGTCGCGCCAGGCCATCGCCTCGATGCCATGCCGTCGCCGCGCATCCTGGCAGTGCACGAACCGCTCTCGAGCCTGCCCGCGTCGGTCAAGGCGTCCGGGTGCCGCGTCGTCTACCTGTGCCGCGACCCCAAGGACGCGTTCGTCTCGCTCCGGCATTACCTCGACGAGATCAAACCAGAGGGATCCACCATGACGCCGTTCGACGAGGCCTTCGAGCTGCTCTGCGACGGCGTCTCGCCGTACGGGCCTATGTGGGACCACGCCGCCGAGTACTGGAAGGAGAGCCTGGCGCGGCCGGAGGAGGTCGTGTTCCTCCGGTACGAGAGCCTCAAGGAGGACGGCGTGGGGAGCGTGAGGCGGCTCGCCGGCTTCCTCGGCTGCCCGTTCACCGGCGAGGAGCTTGCCGGTGGCGTCCCCGAAACTATCGTGGAGCTCTGCAGTATGGAAAGGATGAGAAACGTGGAGGCAAATCGAGACGGCGAGCACGGGGCTACCTGGTCGTCGTTCAAGAACTCGGCCTTCTTCAGGAAGGGTGAGGTCGGAGACTGGAAGGAGCACATGTCGCCGGAGATGGCGCGGAGGCTCGACGACGTCGTGGAGGAGAAGCTGCGAGGCTCCCGGATGTCGCTGATCCGCCACCGCCAGTATTGA